The following nucleotide sequence is from Psychroserpens sp. Hel_I_66.
GTACCAATAACCTTATAGATAAAATTGAGGATGACCCTAATTTTCTCATTTTTGGAGGTGTCATATTAGTGGTTTATGGTGTTATTTCATTTATAAAGACCTCTAAATCTTTTCGGTCTATTGTTAAAGAATACCATAAAGTTCAAATTAAAAAAAATGAATATGGTAAGCTTTTTTTTAAAGGATTTTTTCTAAACTTTGTGAACATTGGAGTTCTCATTGGTTGGCTTATATTTATTGCTGCAGGCAACACTATTACTGAAACCAAACAAGGATTGTATACTTTTGTAATTACCATACTCGTTGTATATTTTTTAATTGATTTACTTAAAATAGCTGCTGCAAAACGTTTAAGAAGTAAACTCACACCACGACTTATTTTTAAAACCAAAAAAATCGTTTCACTGGTTATATTAGGTTTTGGAGTATTGCTATTGATAAGAGGTATTTTTCCAAAAGGAGCTGAAAGACTTCAAGATGAAATAGAACATCGTTTATAAAAATATCTCGATGGCAAAAACCGAATACCGCATTTACGTCGTAGAATTATCAAAACGAGTTTATACTGAAAACAGAAAATTTAGAGACGCAAACCCTCAATTTAATGGTATTTTAGAATGTCTCTATGTTGGCATGACCAGTAAAACACCAAAAGAGCGCTTTCTACAACATAAAACTGGGCATCGCAATAAAAAAGGCTATAAGATTTCAGCAAATATTGTTGAAAAATATGGTAATTATTTAAGACCAAGTTTGTATAACCACATCAATCCAATCGCAACTAGAGCAGAAGCTCTAAAAATGGAAGAGACTCTTGCTTTAGAGTTGAGGAGACAACGTTATGCAGTATGGTTTAATTAAGAATTACTGTCAAAACAGGAATCTTGTAAAAAAATTGCACGTCTGCCATACCGCACTTGATTCGTAATCTCTGTAAAATTTAAACAACATTTAAAAATAAAAAACCTTTAACAAGCGTTAAAGATTCCTCTGAGTTATTGATTATAGTTTTTAAACCGCTATCATTCTTAATACAAATTTTCTTAAAATTTGATAAAAAAAAAGAGCTACTTAAAAAAGTAACTCTTTGAAGAGGTGTCGAGCGGATTCGAACCGCTGTAGTTGGTGTTGCAGACCAAAGCCTAGCCACTCGGCCACGACACCCTTTATAATTTTAAAAGGTTCTCGGTATTTCTAGCGAGAACGCAAATTTATAAAAAATTACCGTTTAACAAGACAAACCCTTACTTTTTTCGTCTTTCGGTCATTTTTATCGTTACACTTTCTACATCTCCACCTATTGGTGGATTTAATTTACTAACGCTAACCGTAGCTTTTGTTACCAATTTTTCTTCGGAAAAGATTCGTGTCAACATACGTTTTGCAACGGTTTCCAGAAGTTTTGAGGGTTTTTTCATTTCCTCTTTTGCAATTTTATTTAGCAACACATAATCCACAGTATCGTTGAGTTCATCTGTTTGAGCTGAAATTTTTAAATCTGCCTTTACCTCTATGTCCACACGATAATCACTTCCTATTTTGGTTTCCTCTTTTAAGCAACCATGATGCGCAAAAACACGTATATTTTCTACTTTAATTATTCCCAAAACGTTCTATTTTAAAACAAATATATGACGCAAATATTTAATAACTTTGCCTCATATTTTTAAAAATATGTCTGAAGAAACAAAATCGCTCAACTTTATAGAGTATATCATAGAAGAAGATTTAAAAAACGGGTTGTCAAAAGATGACCTACGCTTCCGTTTTCCACCTGAGCCTAATGGTTATTTACACATTGGTCACACAAAGGCAATTGGTATTAGTTTTAGTCTGGGAGAAAAATACAATGCTCCTGTAAATCTACGTTTTGATGATACCAATCCAGCAAAAGAAGAGCAAGAATATGTAGATGCTATTAAGCGTGATATTGAATGGCTGGGTTATGAATGGGCAAATGAGTTGTATTCTTCAGATTATTTTCAAACGCTTTACGATTGGGCAGAACAATTGATCAAAGACGGTTATGCATACGTGGATTCACAATCCAGTGTAGCTATGGCAGAGCAAAAAGGTACACCAACCCAACCAGGAGTTGATGGTCCTTATCGTAATAGGAGCGTAGAAGAGAATTTAGACCTTTTCCGAAGAATGAAAAATGGAGAATTTGAAGAAGGTTCACATATTCTACGAGCAAAAATTGATATGCAGCACCCAAATATGTTGATGCGTGATCCAATCATGTATAGGGTTTTAAAAAAGCACCATCACAGAACAGGTGATGATTGGTGTATCTACCCAATGTACGATTGGACGCATGGTGAAAGTGACT
It contains:
- a CDS encoding LysE family translocator, with the translated sequence MFDDILAAIPFGIFLAFTIGPVFFVLLETGATKGFKSALIFDLGVIFADIIFIVLALYSTNNLIDKIEDDPNFLIFGGVILVVYGVISFIKTSKSFRSIVKEYHKVQIKKNEYGKLFFKGFFLNFVNIGVLIGWLIFIAAGNTITETKQGLYTFVITILVVYFLIDLLKIAAAKRLRSKLTPRLIFKTKKIVSLVILGFGVLLLIRGIFPKGAERLQDEIEHRL
- the folB gene encoding dihydroneopterin aldolase, whose translation is MGIIKVENIRVFAHHGCLKEETKIGSDYRVDIEVKADLKISAQTDELNDTVDYVLLNKIAKEEMKKPSKLLETVAKRMLTRIFSEEKLVTKATVSVSKLNPPIGGDVESVTIKMTERRKK